Genomic DNA from Echeneis naucrates chromosome 14, fEcheNa1.1, whole genome shotgun sequence:
TGCCAACAGACTGTTGCCAAACATTGAAGGTTCAGTGCTTATTGCCACTAGAGGAGCTTTGCTGCTGTCATCTGGTTTTTACTCACCATTGTCTGTAAGCAGGATATTCTCCATCTACACAGACGTGCCGAAAACAGAAAATTAGACATCCATCCACATTCACCACTAAATGAACACCAttaactctttaaaaaaaaaaaaatgaatctcCTTGGCAGTTTCTTATTCTCCTTGGAACTGAATGGAATGATATTGTAACAGTGCAAATGTGAAAAGTTATAATGAATCAACTGTAGCATGTTCAACCAACTATAACTAAATGCAACTTTAACCACAACAACTGCAAATGGCTGATCAGTAAAACATGTTATGCCTTTTACTTTAATTGTAGTGATGCAGTTCAATAGCGATGGAATTgtgaagaaatgttttaatcagattaaaacagaaattCCATTTATTTCTTGCTCTAACTGGatctgaatttatttgaaattttacACATAAACGTGTTACCTGAAGCTAgaagtgtgtatgtgaaatCTAATGTCAGTGATGTTTTGTTCTCGGTTTTGTGTCATgctaatgtttttgttttttatctcaTGCCCGACTTGTTTGACATGACCAAGAGAAAAACTGATAAGCAAGAACCAATGCTATCTATCTTTTTATatagaaatacatttatttgctttatttgttcACTGTATCTGAATAACGGAATAAATACTTTGTTATTTTGGTTGTAAACTACCTTCACATCTCTATGGATGATTCCAAAATCATGCAGAAAGCCtgtgaaaagacagaaaaaaaatgctttgacTCAATCACTTACAAAAACTGTGGTTGCTGTGGATAATCCTCTCAGGAATAGCTATGAACATTTCATGCAGACAAGTCTGATCACTTTTTTTGTTGGAGGATAAAACTGAGGTATATAAATCAGTAGCAAGAGAAAGTATGTGAACCACATGGTTTTCTGCATTACATACAATTTGATCTTTCTCTAAATCTCaagtgtaaataaaaacagtgtacTTAAGTAATTCTGATCATGTGTGACCTATTGAACACACTTATTTAACATTCACAGTGGGAAAAGTAGGAGAAACCTTTGAATTTACGCAGTTGTTGAATTTCCTTTGGCAGCGAGAACCTCAAAGAAGCACCTCCAGTAGCTGATGATTGCACTTGTATCCAGCACTTACTGTACCAGATTGTGATGGTGCTCTTTTGAAAACTGCAAGGATGCAGCCATGTTATTTTTGATGGTTTGATAATTCTGAGTCATCTTTGCTTGATGCCGACTTTTCGGTTTATAGACAGTTTATAGACAGTTTGTGTGACTCTGGACTAATGAAGATTTAAAAAGCTTCACTTATTATTTCCAGTGTACATAAGCAGATTGAAgtatttctcctgttttctttgGAGAGTACTCACCAAGCGCACATCCCAACTCGGCGGCAAACACTCGTACTGTGTCCTCTGTGAAGTGACCAATCATCTGCCAGTATGTGTAGAGGTCTCCCGTGCTGCAGTAGTCGCACACTGAAGGAGTAGAGGCAGCATTAAAGCATGTCTGTGGCGTGATGTGCGGAATAGAGGGGTAGAGAAAGGATGTGGAACACACAATGATgacaaaaataggaaaaaggAGTGTAGTCTGGAAGTGAGGGtgaggtaaaacaaaaataaaaattaagataaaaatGGACTCAGAGGTACAAAAGTCTATAGATCATTGTGTCTGGAATATCCATTGTCTAACTGGacataataatgtttttgtttgctgttacACATGAGTAGAAAGGGAAATGTTCAGCAATGGTTATGCTCCAAAGCTATATTTAAGACTGCAAAGATGTGATTCAGTGGTGAGCAGCATTGTCCTGTTAGATGTGACACGTGTATTCTTGTTGAGCTGCAGCGACGTTCAGCATCTGTTCCCTGGGCTAATGTGCGTTCTGTTCACAAGGGGTGGGGAGGCAAACAAAGTGGGTCACAGTTTCTGAGTCATTGAGTGATCTGGAAAAAAAGGGTAAATGCTCTGAGAAGGAAAAAGGGTCAAAGCAACTACAGGATGCACAGGCAGTGGAAGTTTGGGGTTGCAGATTTGTGGGAGTTTGCAAAAGTTTGTGTTTCAAGGCGCTTAGCAAACCAAACACAGAGAATAAAAAGACCTGTCAATGTGCTCGTTCGTATTTTGGTCACTGTGTTAGATGTTGGGTTGAGGATTTCGGGGAGATCCTGGACAAAACTAGCAGTGTTGAGGTGAAAACGAGTGGAGCGGGGGGATTTGGATAGTGGATCTGGGTTGGACTGAGTCACTGGTCTTTGTCTGACTCACTAATGTAGAGGTGGCGCTGTGTCTGCCAGCAGTCCTGGAGGTCATGGACAAATGGGTGGTGAACCTGACGCTGCAggcaaaggtcaaaggtcaacctgGAAAATCTCACTTGTGGCCATCGATTACAAAGAAATACATAATTTCTTCTTCATTGAGTACAACTTTCTGAGATCTGACACCTAAGTATTACTCagaaatatataataatgaatGATCTGAATAATGACATATTTTATACTCCGTCTCAACTATTTTTATACCATCTATATTGAGTTATATAGGAGATCAGACGTTTATGTACATTTCTCCTTATACAATTGTGACTACTctgaataacaataatgataatgataaattacTTTTAACCACATTACAgtcttgattaaaaaatatctCAAGTCTCTTATGAATGGTTGTATATTATGTCTTTTTACATTTGACACTAATACATTTTACTTattgatgaatgaatatattgaCGAACTTGGGTGTTAATActatttgtgaaatgaaatcaacaagTCAAGACTTGTGTCGGAAACATCGGAAACATAGTATTCCATGATTCCTACATCTGTTCTTGGTATTTACCTGGACTATTACTTCTTCTTTTGACTGCTCCAACACCCCAAGTCTCAGAATCTCAGATTTAGGTATAACCtgttgacaaacaaaaacactgacataaaaTAACACTACACAAGACTCACACAGGACTGACATAATGTgcacaaaaatatttataaattcAAAATTATTACAACAAGCGGTGCATGCTAGAGGCTTTAATGACTGCATGTAAAATGGATAGTCTTGatttaaagtaattttataacaattaaaaagatgtttctgtttcactttgAGAAAATCATAGTCAGCACAATGTCATAACAAAATAATTGAAGTACTGAATTTACACATGCCATTTTCATGAATTAATACAGTTGCTATCTATTTATAGCTTTGATAACTGAAGACACACAGAAGACTCACTTTGACAGCATAAGTTTTCTGTTTGGCTTTGTCCTTCACTTTCAGAATGGGTCCAAATGAACCTTTGGCGATGTAACCTAACACCTGGTGgattgaaaaacacaataaattacTTATATATCCAGCCCCATCAATCTTAACACATTATTGGTGTCTATTTGAACCCTACCTGAAAGTGTTCATGCCTAGGCACAGTTCTGTGGGGGAATTCAGGAAGGAACATGGTAATAAACCCTGGGAGGCTCCATTCTGCTCTCAGTTTGCCTGGCCCAACTCCTGCCAACCTCAGGACGTGTTCTGGGATGTCAGGGGTCTTGCCTCGGAGCATACGACGCTGGCCCAAGCGCAGGCCAGGTGGGGCCAGGCGACAGAGGCCTGCTGGGATTGACAGGCCCATGCTTGAGAGGAAGCCACGCCATCCAGAGGGCAAGTGCTCATTCTCCTGCCCTTCGTTGGGCCTCTGTATAGGGGGAATAAGAAAGCAAAACACATGACAGTTTGGTAAATACTGCTGCAGGTGTAGTAAGAAAAATGCACCTAATAAAAGTgtggactatttttttttttttaagaatactTTCAAGATCTTACTGGGTCAACTCTTGGATTTTCAGTCTAAGAATATGAATTTTTCCACGGTCTATTGGGTTTCTATtctaaaatagaaataaaatagcGTGAGTGTGAGaaagttttaaataaatctatgCACAATTTATCCAGGGAAATTCTCCTAGGCATTGCTTTATGAAATTCTAAACAGTTAGACTGCAGGggtaagaaataaaattaaactaaacacCACATTATGCTACCATAAACCTAAGTCAGCAAAACGATCAGACTCATTGACACATATGTAAAGCAGCTATTATATCTATTAGTGATACACACTGACTGgcgtattttcttttttgagggtcttgtttaaattaaaattcagaaaAGTCTGCTGTTGGCATTGTAACCTGTATTATTTTTGTGATAATATGCAAAATCTTAAATACTTTGAGCAAACCCATTCAAAAAGCATCAGTGGTGCTCAGTGACCAACAGATTGGCTGGATTTAACTGCTACTGTTCTCATTTTTGATTcaagaatagaaaataaaaaaaaatgcatggcaGTACACAAGCCCTGTTCACCCTGAGGCCTCAGGTCTGATGCTCTGTGGAGCAGGATGTGTGCAGTCAGCCATGCAGGATGCAGTTAGCAGAATGAGAGGACACATATACTCATCTATAGTCATCCAGCAGAATGAAGTTACATCAGGGAGACATGctctgacagctgacaggaCCACCGGTGTCAGGATCTACCTCATTTCAATCACCTTTGGATTATCACACATCAACACCGGAAGCGCGGCGACTTTATCTTCAAAATAACAGcgttaaaagtaaaatatacatatatagccGATATATTTCAGGGAAAAGCTGACGTTATGTTAACGACAAGGATGCATCGATGACTGCGCAgctcattttccattttacagcaataattgaaggaaaaaaacaaaacaaaacacaattttaaaacaGACGCCCCGGATTTCCATCGTCGCCATGGAAAcaaggaaccccccccccacccccgacgTGCGTCGGCCCGCTCACCTTCCTGCTCTTGCTGCCGTCGGCCCCCATTAGGCGGACAGGACACCGACAGCTGCACCGGGCTCCTCATCCACGGCACGGAGGTATCAAGCACCGTGTACCAACGAGCTAGCATCCGCTTTAAGCGATAGCTATGGCGACATAAAAACAGGTTAATCCCGGCGGTGGGCAGCGTCAGAGCAAATCCGCCCACATCTGCGCCGTCCAATGAGACTGCACCCCCCCGTCTGTGCACCAGAGCTGCAGACTGCAAagaagctttgtttttttattatcattattccATCTtatatcagttttttttttttgttttttt
This window encodes:
- the LOC115054423 gene encoding ribosomal protein S6 kinase-related protein-like, which translates into the protein MGADGSKSRKRPNEGQENEHLPSGWRGFLSSMGLSIPAGLCRLAPPGLRLGQRRMLRGKTPDIPEHVLRLAGVGPGKLRAEWSLPGFITMFLPEFPHRTVPRHEHFQVLGYIAKGSFGPILKVKDKAKQKTYAVKVIPKSEILRLGVLEQSKEEVIVQRQVHHPFVHDLQDCWQTQRHLYIMCDYCSTGDLYTYWQMIGHFTEDTVRVFAAELGCALGFLHDFGIIHRDVKMENILLTDNGHLRLADFGLSRRLERGGRAFTICGTIQYMAPEVLSGGPYNHAADWWSLGILLFSLVTGKFPVPPEQDHCSMLRKVRGFPYEMPLHFSPPFALLITELLCKTPSRRLRTLDRFKRQTFFHGTTFDLILLQRQPLEVILELRERPDRAAKARRGLTLSLQPLKGFDYDSLLSPPATPDTQLDADTESHTAAPLPGPALPLQPAYEKVPHREVFV